The Marivivens sp. LCG002 genome contains a region encoding:
- a CDS encoding orotate phosphoribosyltransferase: MIPSSFPSKEEIARLSAGMLLEIGAVHFNSREPFTHASGKKAPTYIDCRKLISFPRIRSTLMDFLAVTIMREAGFEAFDNVAGGETAGIPFSALIAERLALPMTYVRKKPKGYGRNARIEGVMTEGQRVLLVEDLTTDGGSKLSFVDAIRETGATCSATAVIFYYGIFEGVEETLANHGVQLLSLCTWWDVLAVAKERGAFDAETLSAVEDYLNDPAGWSAKHA; encoded by the coding sequence ATGATCCCCTCGTCCTTTCCCTCCAAAGAAGAGATCGCGCGCCTGTCCGCAGGTATGCTCCTTGAAATCGGCGCAGTGCACTTCAACTCGCGCGAGCCGTTCACCCACGCAAGCGGCAAGAAAGCCCCGACCTATATCGATTGCCGCAAGTTGATCTCTTTCCCGCGCATCCGCTCGACGCTGATGGATTTCCTTGCCGTCACCATCATGCGCGAAGCGGGCTTCGAGGCCTTCGACAACGTTGCAGGCGGCGAAACCGCTGGTATCCCGTTTTCGGCCCTGATCGCCGAGCGCCTTGCGCTCCCGATGACCTATGTCCGCAAAAAACCCAAAGGCTATGGCCGTAACGCCCGCATCGAAGGCGTGATGACCGAAGGTCAGCGGGTGCTTTTGGTCGAGGACCTCACCACCGACGGCGGCTCCAAACTGTCGTTCGTGGACGCCATCCGCGAAACGGGCGCGACCTGCTCGGCCACGGCGGTGATCTTCTATTACGGGATTTTCGAAGGCGTCGAGGAAACGCTCGCCAACCACGGTGTCCAGCTTCTATCGCTCTGCACGTGGTGGGACGTTCTGGCCGTCGCCAAAGAGCGCGGCGCATTCGACGCCGAGACCCTCTCGGCGGTCGAGGATTATCTCAACGACCCCGCGGGTTGGTCGGCCAAACACGCCTGA
- a CDS encoding MoxR family ATPase, with product MNFQSIDDVQSALGAENYVCGRSLATVMFLSLKLGRPLFLEGEAGTGKTEIAKAIASALGRDLIRLQCYEGLDAASAVYEWNFAEQMIAIRTAEATGGADRKELKSELFSSDYLIERPLLQAMRPNPKGAPVLLIDEIDRTDEPFEAFLLEALSDFQVTIPELGTIKAPEPPIVILTSNRTREVHDALKRRCLYHWVDYPTFDRELEILAAKAPEAQETLSREVVAFVQKLRTEDLFKKPGVAETIDWAKCLLALDVIDLSPEVIADTLGAILKYQDDISRIEGSEAQRLLKEARAELAPV from the coding sequence ATGAATTTCCAGAGCATCGACGACGTGCAAAGCGCACTCGGCGCAGAGAACTATGTATGTGGCCGTTCGCTTGCCACGGTCATGTTCCTTTCCCTCAAACTCGGGCGGCCCCTGTTTCTCGAAGGGGAAGCGGGAACAGGCAAGACCGAGATCGCCAAAGCCATCGCGTCGGCCTTGGGGCGTGATCTGATCCGTTTGCAGTGTTACGAGGGGCTCGATGCGGCCTCTGCCGTCTATGAATGGAACTTTGCCGAGCAGATGATCGCCATTCGCACCGCAGAAGCGACGGGCGGCGCGGATCGCAAAGAACTCAAATCCGAGCTTTTCTCTTCGGACTATCTGATCGAGCGTCCCTTGCTTCAGGCGATGCGCCCCAATCCCAAGGGTGCGCCTGTGCTCCTGATCGACGAGATCGACCGCACGGATGAGCCGTTCGAAGCCTTCCTGCTTGAGGCACTCTCGGATTTTCAGGTGACGATCCCCGAACTCGGCACGATCAAAGCGCCCGAGCCGCCGATCGTGATCCTCACGTCGAACCGCACGCGTGAAGTGCATGACGCGCTCAAGCGCCGCTGTCTTTACCACTGGGTCGATTATCCCACCTTCGACCGAGAGCTTGAAATCCTTGCGGCCAAGGCCCCCGAGGCACAGGAAACGCTCAGCCGCGAGGTCGTCGCCTTTGTCCAGAAGCTCCGCACCGAGGATCTGTTCAAGAAACCGGGTGTGGCCGAGACGATCGACTGGGCGAAATGCCTTTTGGCTCTGGATGTCATCGACCTCTCGCCCGAAGTCATCGCAGACACTTTGGGCGCGATCTTGAAATATCAGGACGACATCTCCCGCATCGAAGGGAGCGAGGCGCAGCGCCTGTTGAAAGAGGCACGTGCCGAGCTTGCCCCCGTATGA
- the alr gene encoding alanine racemase — MSTGKLRIDLDAIVANWRALDAKTAVETGAVVKADGYGLGSDYVARALYRAGARKFFVAAAEEGGKVRSAIGSDADVFVFSGHMAGDTDMIADLHLTPMLNSLDQMTRHFEALPGHPFGIQLDTGMNRLGMEWSEWSAVSSLALEQGPALVMSHLACADEPDHPMNAYQLDMFKRMTDGINVPRSLSATGGLLLGPDYHFDLTRPGIGLYGGRPFDAAHKVVQLDLPVVQVRELEEGEVVGYSNTWQAKRPSRIATVSAGYADGLLRSLSNKVRLFANGVPVQLVGRVSMDLLTIDVTDLDSVPEYLTLMGDMQGVDDLADIAGTIGYEFLTSLGARYSRHYVAN, encoded by the coding sequence ATGAGCACAGGTAAACTTCGTATCGATCTCGACGCCATCGTCGCCAACTGGCGTGCTTTGGATGCCAAAACCGCCGTTGAAACGGGCGCAGTCGTCAAGGCGGACGGCTATGGCCTCGGGTCGGACTATGTGGCGCGTGCGCTTTATCGCGCCGGTGCCCGCAAGTTTTTTGTCGCCGCCGCAGAAGAAGGCGGCAAGGTCCGTTCGGCCATCGGGTCGGATGCCGATGTCTTTGTCTTTTCCGGGCATATGGCGGGCGACACCGATATGATCGCGGATCTGCACCTGACGCCGATGCTCAACAGTCTCGACCAGATGACCCGCCATTTCGAAGCGCTTCCCGGTCATCCTTTCGGTATCCAGCTTGATACAGGCATGAACCGGCTCGGGATGGAGTGGTCGGAATGGTCGGCGGTGTCCTCGCTCGCCCTGGAGCAAGGCCCCGCTCTGGTGATGAGCCATCTTGCCTGCGCCGACGAACCCGATCACCCGATGAATGCCTATCAGCTTGATATGTTCAAGCGCATGACGGACGGCATCAATGTGCCCCGTTCGCTCTCGGCGACGGGGGGGCTTTTGCTTGGCCCCGACTATCATTTCGATCTGACCCGTCCCGGTATCGGGCTTTACGGTGGTCGGCCCTTTGACGCCGCGCACAAGGTCGTGCAGCTCGATCTTCCTGTAGTGCAGGTCCGCGAGCTCGAAGAAGGTGAAGTGGTCGGCTATTCCAACACATGGCAGGCCAAACGCCCCAGCCGCATCGCAACCGTTTCTGCGGGCTATGCCGACGGCCTCCTCCGCTCGCTCTCGAACAAGGTCAGGCTTTTTGCCAACGGCGTTCCGGTCCAGCTTGTCGGGCGGGTGTCGATGGATCTTCTGACCATTGATGTGACCGATCTGGACAGCGTCCCCGAGTATCTCACCCTGATGGGCGACATGCAGGGCGTAGACGATCTGGCCGATATCGCGGGCACCATCGGGTATGAATTCCTGACCTCGCTCGGCGCCCGATACAGCCGTCACTACGTCGCCAATTAA
- a CDS encoding DNA repair protein, producing MNGIGALRAFARLCHIASFMLLAALALSLLFYTCLSAFGITPWLTLPLHFGEIEVVNGGLYVQSAVTLLGIALLAYLPSNFRVLQLEKSHRDFHLNMEDVARAYQICHHADRQGVFSLSSEFDAVRERLSYLRDHPDLGRLESDVLTLAAQMSEKSRDIAEIYSDAKVARAKKFLSERQREIEDQQERIIDALHICDEVRKWKRQIEAEEDVLQRQLARLDKRLRLILPDLGYDFEREERSNVVQLASKPAAE from the coding sequence ATGAATGGGATCGGAGCACTACGGGCCTTTGCCCGTCTTTGTCATATTGCATCGTTCATGCTGCTCGCGGCGCTTGCGCTCTCGCTGTTGTTCTACACCTGTCTAAGCGCCTTCGGCATTACACCTTGGCTCACCTTGCCGCTGCACTTCGGAGAGATCGAGGTGGTGAACGGCGGCCTTTATGTCCAAAGCGCGGTCACCCTTCTGGGGATTGCGCTTCTGGCCTATCTGCCAAGCAATTTCCGCGTGCTTCAACTCGAGAAAAGCCACCGCGATTTTCATCTGAACATGGAAGACGTGGCGCGCGCCTATCAGATTTGCCATCATGCAGATCGTCAGGGGGTGTTTTCCCTCAGCTCGGAGTTCGACGCGGTGCGGGAACGTCTGTCCTATCTGCGCGATCACCCCGATCTTGGCCGACTGGAGAGCGACGTTCTGACGCTCGCGGCGCAAATGAGCGAGAAATCCCGCGACATCGCCGAGATCTATTCGGACGCCAAAGTCGCCCGCGCGAAAAAGTTCCTGAGCGAACGCCAGCGCGAGATCGAGGACCAGCAGGAACGGATCATCGACGCCCTTCACATCTGTGACGAGGTGCGCAAATGGAAACGGCAAATCGAAGCAGAAGAAGATGTGCTGCAACGCCAACTTGCCCGACTGGACAAGAGGCTTCGGCTGATCCTTCCCGATCTCGGCTATGATTTCGAACGTGAAGAACGGTCGAATGTGGTGCAACTCGCCAGCAAGCCTGCTGCAGAATAA
- the purF gene encoding amidophosphoribosyltransferase, with the protein MPLAHPFDDDKLKEECGIFGAVGVADAANFVALGLHALQHRGQEAGGIVVHDPVHGFNSARRMGYVRDNFTSHEVMQTLPGNVGIGHVRYSTAGNKGQTAIRDVQPFFGEFSMGGAAIAHNGNITNADALRRELIERGSIFQSSSDSECIIHLMARSMGRTIPDRMEEALRKVEGAFSVVAMTRTKLIGVRDPLGVRPLVLGKFGDGYMLASETCALDIVGAEFIREVEPGEMVVISAKSGVQSHFPFRRRQSRFCIFEHVYFSRPDSILGGRSVYETRENIGRELAKESPVEADLVCPVPDSGTPAAIGFSLQSGIPYAMGIIRNQYMGRTFIEPSEQIRNMGVRLKLNVNRALIRNKRIILVDDSVVRGTTSRKIKDMLLDAGAAEVHFRIASPPTAWPCFYGVDTPQREKLLAATMTEDEMRDHLGVDSLKFISLDGLYRAVGEAEGRDPKAPKYCDACFSGEYPVAPTDMIEKGFQLKAAE; encoded by the coding sequence ATGCCCCTCGCCCACCCCTTTGACGATGATAAGCTCAAGGAGGAGTGCGGGATCTTTGGCGCGGTTGGCGTAGCTGATGCTGCCAACTTTGTCGCTCTTGGTCTCCACGCCCTGCAGCACCGAGGACAGGAGGCCGGTGGGATCGTGGTTCACGACCCCGTGCACGGTTTCAACTCTGCCCGCCGTATGGGGTATGTCCGTGACAACTTCACCTCTCACGAGGTGATGCAGACTCTCCCCGGAAATGTCGGGATCGGCCATGTTCGCTACTCGACCGCAGGCAACAAAGGCCAGACCGCGATCCGCGACGTTCAGCCCTTCTTCGGCGAATTTTCGATGGGCGGGGCTGCGATTGCGCATAACGGCAACATCACCAACGCCGATGCGCTGCGCCGCGAATTGATCGAACGCGGCTCGATTTTCCAGTCCTCGTCGGATTCCGAGTGCATCATCCACCTGATGGCGCGTTCGATGGGCCGCACCATTCCCGACCGCATGGAAGAAGCGCTACGCAAGGTCGAAGGCGCCTTCTCGGTCGTTGCCATGACGCGCACCAAACTCATCGGGGTGCGCGATCCTTTGGGCGTGCGTCCGCTGGTTCTGGGCAAATTCGGGGACGGCTATATGCTGGCCTCCGAGACCTGTGCGCTCGATATCGTCGGTGCAGAATTCATCCGCGAGGTTGAGCCTGGCGAAATGGTTGTCATCAGCGCCAAGAGCGGCGTTCAGAGCCATTTCCCCTTCCGCCGCCGTCAATCGCGCTTCTGCATTTTCGAGCATGTCTATTTCTCGCGCCCCGACTCGATCCTTGGTGGTCGCTCGGTCTACGAGACCCGCGAGAATATCGGCCGCGAACTGGCCAAGGAAAGCCCTGTTGAAGCCGATCTCGTTTGCCCAGTGCCCGACTCCGGGACGCCTGCGGCGATCGGTTTCAGCCTCCAGTCGGGCATCCCCTATGCAATGGGGATCATCCGCAACCAATACATGGGCCGCACCTTCATCGAGCCGTCCGAACAGATCCGCAACATGGGTGTGCGTCTCAAGCTCAACGTGAACCGCGCCCTGATCCGCAACAAGCGCATCATCCTTGTGGACGACTCGGTTGTGCGCGGCACCACCAGCCGCAAGATCAAGGACATGCTGCTTGATGCAGGTGCCGCAGAAGTGCACTTCCGCATCGCCTCCCCGCCCACCGCTTGGCCGTGTTTCTATGGTGTGGACACGCCGCAGCGCGAAAAGCTGCTCGCTGCGACCATGACCGAAGACGAAATGCGTGACCATCTCGGGGTCGATAGCCTCAAGTTCATTTCGCTCGACGGTCTTTATCGTGCCGTAGGCGAAGCCGAAGGCCGCGATCCCAAGGCGCCGAAGTATTGCGACGCCTGTTTCTCGGGCGAATACCCAGTTGCGCCGACCGATATGATCGAAAAAGGCTTCCAGCTCAAAGCTGCCGAGTAA
- the radA gene encoding DNA repair protein RadA, translating to MAKDLSFSCSDCGAVFSKWSGRCDGCGAWNTITEDKPISTGPASKTLGGKKGHVLELTDLASQEPEPPRTAAGVAELDRVLGGGLVKASALLVGGDPGIGKSTLLLQAAARFARNGLKVIYISGEESASQVQMRARRLGLEQSPVKLASETNLRDILTTLDAEHPELVIIDSIQTMWADNVESAPGSVSQVRACAHELTTFAKKRDIAVIMVSHVTKEGNLAGPRVVEHMVDTVLYFEGERGHQFRILRAVKNRFGPADEIGVFEMTGKGLAEVKSPSALFLSERGKPAPGSVVFAGIEGTRPVLCEIQALVAPAPGGTPRRSVVGWDGGRLAMILAVLESRCGIAFAGLDVYLNVAGGLRITEPAADLAVAAALISAREDATLPSDCAIFGEISLSGGIRPVSQMENRLKEAQKLGFSSAILPVLPKRSSVSGDALRQMTDVAQFVEEIFGAR from the coding sequence ATGGCAAAAGATCTGAGCTTCTCCTGTTCTGACTGCGGCGCAGTGTTTTCCAAGTGGTCGGGCCGCTGTGACGGTTGCGGCGCGTGGAACACGATCACCGAGGATAAACCGATTTCCACAGGGCCCGCCTCTAAAACACTTGGCGGCAAAAAGGGGCATGTGCTCGAGCTTACCGATCTTGCCAGTCAGGAACCCGAACCGCCCCGCACGGCTGCGGGTGTGGCAGAGCTTGACCGCGTGCTCGGCGGCGGCCTCGTCAAAGCCTCGGCGCTTTTGGTCGGCGGCGATCCCGGGATCGGCAAGTCCACGCTCCTTCTTCAGGCGGCGGCGCGTTTTGCCCGCAACGGCCTCAAGGTCATCTATATTTCGGGCGAAGAGAGCGCGTCACAGGTCCAGATGCGTGCGCGGCGCTTGGGGCTGGAACAAAGCCCCGTCAAGCTCGCCTCCGAAACCAATTTGCGCGACATTCTCACCACGCTTGATGCCGAGCACCCCGAACTTGTGATCATCGACTCGATCCAGACCATGTGGGCCGACAATGTTGAAAGCGCTCCGGGGTCCGTGTCGCAGGTGCGCGCCTGTGCGCATGAGCTGACCACCTTCGCCAAAAAGCGTGACATCGCGGTTATCATGGTCAGCCACGTCACCAAAGAGGGCAACCTCGCAGGGCCGCGCGTGGTCGAACATATGGTCGACACCGTGCTCTATTTCGAAGGCGAGCGCGGCCACCAGTTCCGCATTCTGCGCGCCGTGAAAAACCGCTTCGGCCCCGCAGACGAGATCGGCGTCTTCGAAATGACGGGCAAGGGATTGGCAGAAGTCAAAAGCCCCTCGGCTCTTTTCCTGTCGGAACGCGGCAAGCCCGCTCCGGGTTCGGTGGTGTTTGCGGGGATCGAGGGCACGCGCCCCGTTTTGTGCGAAATCCAGGCGCTTGTCGCCCCTGCGCCCGGTGGCACGCCCCGCCGCTCTGTGGTCGGCTGGGATGGTGGCCGCCTTGCGATGATCCTTGCGGTTCTGGAATCGCGTTGCGGGATCGCCTTTGCCGGACTTGATGTCTATCTCAACGTGGCGGGCGGGCTGCGGATCACCGAACCTGCGGCGGACCTTGCGGTTGCGGCTGCGCTGATTTCTGCCCGAGAAGACGCGACGCTCCCCTCTGATTGTGCAATTTTTGGAGAAATTTCGCTCTCTGGGGGTATTCGTCCCGTGTCCCAGATGGAAAATCGGTTGAAAGAGGCGCAAAAACTTGGTTTCTCCTCTGCTATCCTTCCGGTGCTTCCGAAAAGAAGCTCGGTTTCGGGTGACGCTTTGCGACAGATGACCGATGTCGCTCAGTTCGTAGAAGAAATTTTCGGCGCGCGGTGA
- a CDS encoding paraquat-inducible protein A: MKTLIKWANLSLLVLFPVAWFAPLLRAGLLPLFGLSEISVISGLQSLWETDVALALIVTGFALFAPYLKTIGLALVHAGLLHRKLLPLLNIMGKLAMADVFLIALYVVLVKGIGLATVEVAWGLYLFTGCILASLGISALSGKARR; encoded by the coding sequence ATGAAAACATTGATCAAATGGGCAAACCTGTCGCTGCTCGTTCTGTTTCCCGTGGCTTGGTTTGCGCCGCTGCTGCGGGCGGGTCTTTTGCCGCTCTTCGGTCTTTCTGAAATCAGCGTCATTTCGGGGCTCCAGAGCCTATGGGAGACCGATGTCGCTCTGGCTTTGATCGTGACAGGCTTTGCTCTTTTCGCACCCTATCTCAAAACCATCGGGCTTGCGCTTGTCCATGCGGGACTTTTGCACCGCAAACTGCTGCCCTTGCTGAATATCATGGGCAAATTGGCGATGGCGGATGTGTTCCTGATCGCGCTTTATGTGGTGCTCGTCAAAGGCATCGGCCTTGCCACGGTCGAGGTCGCTTGGGGCCTCTATCTCTTTACGGGCTGCATCCTCGCCTCGCTCGGCATCTCGGCGCTTTCGGGCAAAGCCAGACGCTAG
- the pyrC gene encoding dihydroorotase, translating into MTAQPITRLTIRRPDDWHLHLRDGAMLEAVLPHSAEHFGRAIIMPNLVPPVVTAEQAAAYRDRILKALPEGKSFKPLMTLYLTENTDPADVARAHADGIATAVKLYPAGATTNSASGVRDFDKVRPVLEKMAEIGMPLCVHGEVTDSDIDIFDREAVFIDRVLRPIRKKVPELKVVMEHVTTADAVDYVRDSSKNLAATITTHHLIINRNHILAGGIKPHFYCLPVAKREKHRIALVQAAVSGDKRFFLGTDSAPHTDPAKLQPCGCAGIYTSINTMSCLAEVFEAAGALKELEAFTSLNGPRYYGLPVNEETITLVKGDPVAYPTTIETGVGPLTVFDPGFPLHWRVEA; encoded by the coding sequence ATGACCGCACAGCCCATCACCCGCCTCACGATCCGTCGCCCCGATGACTGGCACTTGCATTTGCGCGACGGCGCGATGCTCGAAGCCGTCCTGCCCCATTCGGCAGAGCATTTCGGCCGCGCCATCATCATGCCGAACCTCGTCCCGCCCGTCGTGACCGCCGAACAGGCCGCTGCCTATCGCGACCGCATTCTCAAGGCGCTCCCCGAAGGCAAGTCGTTCAAGCCGCTGATGACGCTCTATCTGACCGAGAACACCGATCCTGCGGATGTGGCGCGCGCCCATGCCGACGGCATCGCGACAGCGGTCAAGCTTTACCCTGCGGGCGCGACGACCAACTCGGCTTCGGGCGTGCGGGATTTCGACAAAGTGCGCCCTGTCTTGGAAAAAATGGCTGAAATCGGTATGCCGCTTTGTGTGCATGGCGAAGTCACCGACAGCGACATCGACATCTTTGACCGCGAAGCCGTCTTTATCGACCGAGTGCTGAGGCCGATCCGCAAAAAGGTCCCCGAGCTCAAGGTCGTGATGGAGCATGTCACCACCGCCGATGCAGTGGACTATGTGCGCGACAGTTCCAAGAACCTTGCCGCGACGATCACCACGCATCACCTGATCATCAACCGCAACCATATCCTTGCGGGCGGGATCAAGCCGCACTTCTACTGCCTCCCCGTGGCCAAGCGCGAAAAGCATCGCATTGCTCTCGTGCAGGCGGCGGTTTCGGGGGACAAGCGGTTCTTCCTCGGCACCGACTCGGCGCCGCACACGGACCCTGCCAAGCTTCAGCCCTGCGGCTGCGCGGGCATCTATACCTCGATCAACACCATGTCCTGTCTCGCCGAAGTCTTCGAAGCGGCAGGCGCGCTCAAGGAGCTTGAGGCCTTCACCTCGCTCAATGGGCCGCGCTACTATGGACTTCCCGTGAACGAGGAAACCATCACCCTCGTCAAAGGGGACCCCGTCGCCTATCCGACCACGATCGAAACGGGCGTTGGTCCCCTTACCGTCTTTGATCCCGGTTTCCCGCTCCATTGGCGGGTCGAAGCCTGA
- a CDS encoding replicative DNA helicase: MNEIRSFDAKMPEVAGENVDLLPHSIEAEQQLLGAILTNNDIFDRVNSIVSAQHFYDPVHQRIFSVCHSRISQNALASPVTLKTFMEDDAGLQELGGAAYLARLAGSAISAFAARDYAQMIYDLAVRRELIQVGRDIAAKAAKVDVDSEPKEQIVEAEQALYKLAEQGTSESGFVSFLKAVTDAVNVANAAYQREGGLSGVSTGLIDMDKKLGGLHKSDLLILAGRPSMGKTSLATNIAFNIAKAYKKGRLPDGTEGAVEGGVVGFYSLEMSAEQLAARILSEASEVPSEQIRRGDMTEAEFRRFVDAAKSLESCPLFIDDTPAIPISQLAARARRLKRTHGLDALFVDYLQLVRGTGKTESRVNEIAEISMGLKAIAKELHIPVVALSQLSRQVESRDDKRPQLSDLRESGSIEQDADVVMFVFREEYYKEREKPGDHELEKMAQWQEEMDRLHGKAEVIIGKQRHGPIGTVELSFEGRFTKFGNLVKAWQQNAEDNFH, from the coding sequence GTGAACGAGATCAGAAGTTTTGATGCCAAGATGCCCGAAGTCGCGGGGGAAAACGTTGATCTGCTGCCGCATTCCATCGAAGCCGAGCAACAGCTTCTCGGCGCGATCCTGACCAACAACGACATCTTTGACCGCGTCAATTCGATCGTCTCGGCACAGCACTTTTACGACCCCGTGCACCAGCGGATTTTCAGCGTTTGCCACAGCCGCATCTCGCAAAACGCGCTTGCCTCGCCCGTCACGCTCAAGACCTTTATGGAAGACGACGCAGGGCTTCAGGAACTCGGCGGCGCGGCCTATCTTGCGCGACTGGCGGGATCGGCGATCTCTGCCTTTGCCGCCCGCGATTACGCCCAGATGATCTATGATCTGGCGGTGCGGCGCGAGCTGATCCAGGTGGGCCGCGACATCGCCGCCAAAGCCGCCAAGGTCGACGTCGACAGCGAACCGAAAGAGCAAATCGTCGAAGCCGAACAGGCGCTCTACAAACTTGCCGAGCAAGGCACATCCGAGAGCGGTTTCGTCAGCTTTCTCAAGGCCGTAACCGATGCCGTCAACGTCGCCAACGCCGCCTATCAGCGCGAAGGCGGCCTGTCGGGGGTTTCGACGGGCCTGATCGACATGGACAAAAAGCTTGGTGGTTTGCACAAGTCCGACCTTTTGATCCTCGCGGGGCGTCCCTCGATGGGGAAAACCTCGCTTGCGACCAATATCGCCTTCAACATCGCCAAGGCCTATAAAAAGGGCCGCTTGCCCGACGGCACCGAAGGCGCGGTCGAAGGCGGCGTCGTGGGCTTTTATTCGCTCGAAATGAGCGCAGAGCAGCTTGCCGCCCGTATCCTCTCCGAAGCCTCGGAAGTTCCGTCCGAACAGATCCGCCGCGGTGACATGACCGAAGCCGAATTCCGTCGTTTCGTCGATGCGGCCAAATCGCTTGAAAGCTGCCCGCTTTTCATCGACGACACACCCGCGATCCCGATCAGCCAGCTTGCCGCGCGTGCGCGCCGTCTCAAGCGGACCCACGGGCTTGATGCGCTTTTCGTGGACTATCTCCAGCTTGTGCGCGGCACGGGCAAAACGGAAAGCCGCGTGAACGAAATCGCCGAAATTTCGATGGGTCTCAAGGCCATTGCCAAGGAACTCCACATCCCCGTTGTCGCGCTCTCGCAGTTGTCGCGTCAGGTGGAAAGCCGCGACGATAAACGCCCCCAACTCTCGGATCTTCGTGAATCGGGCTCGATCGAGCAGGACGCCGACGTGGTGATGTTCGTGTTCCGCGAGGAATATTATAAGGAACGCGAAAAGCCGGGCGATCACGAGCTCGAGAAAATGGCGCAGTGGCAAGAAGAGATGGATCGTCTGCACGGCAAGGCCGAGGTTATCATCGGCAAGCAGCGACATGGTCCCATCGGCACGGTCGAATTGTCCTTTGAAGGGCGCTTCACCAAGTTCGGCAACCTTGTCAAAGCATGGCAGCAGAACGCGGAAGACAACTTCCACTAG
- a CDS encoding CvpA family protein — MEGFTIVDGIVAVVIVVSALLAYSRGLVREALAIAGWIGATVLAFLFADKATPLIKQIPMVGDFIGDSCELSVIASFAAVFGVALILFSIFTPLFSSVVQRSVLGGLDQGLGFMFGVVRGILLVAVAYFVYSTILSAQGVPMIDDSRSAKVFSKLTGSVEDQDPEQALGWITGQYEQLVGQCSAS, encoded by the coding sequence ATGGAAGGTTTCACTATCGTCGACGGGATTGTCGCGGTCGTTATCGTGGTTTCGGCACTTTTGGCCTATTCGCGCGGCCTCGTCCGCGAGGCGCTTGCGATTGCGGGCTGGATCGGTGCAACGGTTCTTGCGTTTCTCTTTGCCGACAAGGCCACCCCGCTCATCAAACAAATCCCGATGGTCGGCGATTTCATCGGGGACAGCTGCGAACTTTCGGTGATTGCTTCCTTTGCGGCTGTGTTCGGCGTGGCGCTCATCCTCTTTTCGATTTTCACCCCGCTCTTTTCCTCGGTTGTCCAACGCTCGGTCCTCGGCGGTCTCGATCAGGGGCTCGGATTCATGTTCGGGGTGGTGCGCGGCATTCTTCTCGTGGCTGTCGCCTATTTCGTCTACAGCACGATTCTCTCGGCCCAAGGCGTGCCGATGATCGACGACAGCCGCTCTGCCAAAGTTTTCAGCAAGCTGACAGGCTCGGTCGAAGATCAGGACCCCGAACAGGCTTTGGGTTGGATTACAGGCCAATACGAGCAACTTGTAGGCCAGTGCAGCGCCTCCTGA